The nucleotide sequence ACATCGGTCcgcaaaaagtcagtgaaatgtcatgggctgcgtaatgtatgggggcaatctatatatatatatgatTTTTGTGAACTACTTGGACctacaaaaaatgtattattttcacCCTACGATGTAATATGTAACACGTAtataaaatttatgaagaatGCAAGAGCTTATTACATTGTATCACCATGGATGGTTCATGAATTTCGAGAGGTGAAGAGAATAAATGGCAGCCTTGAATCATccgataattcaatttttattgacgTTGAATTACACAGGGACATGGATGATTTTGAATCAACACGATGTAACTCATTTGCAAGTATGTATCAATATCATTATCATTATTCGTTAGTGATgaagctacaagcaaaaaacaAGAGTAAAAGAAAGTTCAGCAGGCTCTCATTCAGCTCATATTACACGCAACCAGGaagatatttttataaaatagaaAGCCCTTGACGAGTACTTGAAGCGAAGAATATAGCAAAaggacaaattttgattttaaaggaCCTAAATTTGGGGGAAGGAGTgctaaaatcaataaaaattttttggaaaaaatgttttattccaAATCTCATTTTGAACCTAgttccaaaatttgacaatatggGATACTTGATTGGATGTGACCAAATCCGAATACATCGTGATCAGACCtcattgatcagatcagatcagatcaaagttttgactGAATACTGTATAACTACATACAAATAAAATGATTCATCAGACAGCTATGAAGAAGAACTCAAATGTCACTTGTATTCAAAAGTCGGTCGTCTAGTTCCTTCAGAGGCGTTTTTGAATGGCCCACAACTCGATATGACCATCTCATACGTagatttggtaagattttacGCACTTTTAAAGCTACAAAGTTAACGATGAAAACTTCTATTAAACTGATCGAATTTCTTAGAATatcgaaaatgaattatttcaaatgaaagGGCAACTGGTTTTGGTGagtaaatcttttaaaaaattgccacgTCAACGGTATTTTCTGATATATTAATTACACGTGTACTATATTTACATTCTACAGAAATGGGCACACGAAAAAATGGTTTGGGACCCGAAGAAATTTGGAGacttgtttgttttaaaaatcgaagAAGACACAGTATGGAAACCAGctttaatattgaaaaagtaataATCCCcattccaagtttgaaaaataaattgcctGATGTTTAcgttataaaaatacaaataacaTGATGGAACGTTTCAGTGAAGTGTTTGAAGAATATATCAAAATCGATCTCGAATTTCTCGGTTCGGGTAAGTTGTGTTAACTGGTATCGTCGAAGGAGGATTTGTTATATTGAACGGAACTTCGTTgaagtataggtaattttcgaaactcgtcaaatgatgaatattttggCGCGGGTCATTTGGAGGTAACGTCAAATGGTGCGTTGACGTGGACTTTGCCAATGAATATAGACACAAGATGCAACATGACCCTTAATAGTTGGCCGTGGGATCCACAAACGTGTCAACTCAATTTCACAACTAATACCGCGAAGATGCACTCACGAATAAATGATTCTTCTCAAGTAAGCTTCATTTACCTATACTCATATTCGTATGTTTTTTGTAccgtcaaaaaaattcattttcgcgCGTTATTTATGATtgtaaattcaaagatgaaatcaCGATCCGGAACGATATCATTGTGGAAAATCACCGAAATCTTTAAAGGAAACAATACCCTATTCCAATTAAGTTTAATGATTACTTTAGAAAATAAAAGCAATTCGTTGCAGGTCGTATTATGTTCGACACTTACAGGTTCGTATAGATGTATTTTCATT is from Planococcus citri chromosome 1, ihPlaCitr1.1, whole genome shotgun sequence and encodes:
- the LOC135833323 gene encoding neuronal acetylcholine receptor subunit alpha-5-like isoform X8 is translated as MRSINIQAECQVTVKSRPWNNHTCQLHFKSDAPKFDIKYEEFDQETTAVTNARAYYIVSPWMVHEFREVKRINGSLESSDNSIFIDVELHRDMDDFESTRCNSFANSYEEELKCHLYSKVGRLVPSEAFLNGPQLDMTISYVDLNIENELFQMKGQLVLKWAHEKMVWDPKKFGDLFVLKIEEDTVWKPALILKNEVFEEYIKIDLEFLGSGNFRNSSNDEYFGAGHLEVTSNGALTWTLPMNIDTRCNMTLNSWPWDPQTCQLNFTTNTAKMHSRINDSSQMKSRSGTISLWKITEIFKGNNTLFQLSLMITLENKSNSLQVVLCSTLTGLSSVMLSSFLISPTNRNKLPSKLLSLLLLVIFLAIMMTSIPHFTTQAPNFLIGFVMLLSIVGTSSCITAYLVRLARKSHSYNPSLNVRFTSTEENEGENYAMKTALIQGVPLIDDKTTDEASAAEKSQHNWLKVAMVVELSSFAICSIVVVFLITSLMN